Below is a genomic region from Castanea sativa cultivar Marrone di Chiusa Pesio chromosome 2, ASM4071231v1.
ttctattttatatcaAAAGGTTTTTTCATTTACAATTCCTTCTTTCTCTTATATCTCCCTAATTTTCATTAATGTATACAGAAGAGGAAAttgtttataataaataaattgtgtataataataaataaaagggttTTGTTAATAGTCACCCCAAGCTGCCCGTTAaccactttttaaaattttttatgacaatttttttgtttttttttatagctttatctcattccttttatttttattagtactACATCAtgtctttttttacttttttttttctgactttttttctaacatttctcgtgaataaataaataaatatacacgCACACACAGAAGTTAATTTGTCATTTTGGGCTGGATATAAAACAAAGTGGTGCAGAGTGCAGAGTGCAGAGTGCTATAAACTGCAGTGTGCAAGAGTGCAAAGTGGTGCAAACTATATACTACAAAACCCTCTTCCTAGGCTACATGATAATGAACTGTACCTTCCCAACGGTCACATTTCCTGCAATTCCAAATCTTGCTACTACTGCATGTCCTAAAACCCTGAATATCACTTCCCTCAAAAACCCTATACCCTTTCTCAAACCACCAAACAAGATACACCCAATAAAGCTAAAGCTAATAAAGATAAGTTTCAGAACAAGAGCCTCCGTGAGCGACAGCAATGGCGGAGAAACTGGGAACTGGGTCAAGTGGATACCTACCGGAGCATTCTCTATCTCCGCCGATAAAGTTTTCAGGCTGATTTCCGGTGCCACCGCCAGTCCCATTTACCAGTTCGTTTCGTCTCCGACCACTTTTCTTCATTCTGTGGACCCCAGAATCAAATTGGTGCGTTTTTGTTGTTCTGGGtacttattttgattttcttggttAATTGGGTTAGATTTAATTCATGGGTTTTGGGTGGTTTTCGGCTATTGATGGAACTGATTACTCAATTGGTCAATTTGAATTTGAGCATTTAGTTTTCGTTTGTGTTCAATGTTTTAGTAACTTAGAAAtgtgtaattttgtttttggaatgTTTGTGTTCAATGTAGACTCTTAAGTGAGCAATGAGAGGGTATTGGAACATTTTATAATGTCTGAATTTTAATTTAGGCAGTCAAGTTGGAGATGATGTAGAGAGAACAACATTGTCATACTACAAATTGCAAAAGTTAGGAacttgtgtgtgttttttagtTGAGCTGTGTTGTGTGTTTTGCTATGGGTGTTTTATCTTCTTCTTGTTGCGATCGATgttgaaaaagaatatatatagtttgttgGAGTGTATTTGAAATTTGGAGAAGCAATTGAAATTGATGCTCTCAAGTATTAGCTTTTGAGTACTAGCATAGGAGATTTTTGTGAAAGAATTGGCTcgttttggcattacttgattATTCTGAGCAGATTTTTTCTCCCCCGCCTCACCTTAAAGTTCCCTGGTGAAAGTCATCTTGATGCTGGTAATTTTGCTTAATAAGCAAGTGaagaaaaagtcaaaatatTTGGTTCTTagattctatttttgtttttcctccctgttttgattttgtttatgaTATCAAGGCATCTTGGTTTTGCAGGTATGGCTTTTGGCTTTAGTTGTTTTACCAGCAAGATCACATATAGTAATGCGTTTTGGATTAGTGATATTCCTGTTTTTTCTGTCTATATGGATTCTCCCAAGACATGTTTGGATGGTGAGTACCAGCCTTTGACTTAATTATATGTAAGGAGCAGTTAtcattagatattttttttagtgtatttaTACATATGTTGGTTAAGAAAATTGGTTTGATTTCTGTAACAATACAAATATTCTAATCTAAATAAATTAGAAGGGGGTTTGAACCTTGTCTAGGTTTGAAGCCATTAATTAGATTGCTTTCTAACTAACTACTTAAGCGTGAGGAGGTGATTGCTTTCTAACTAACTATAGTGATCAATTTTTAGGACTCCTTGTATAATttcttctgaatttttttttataacttattaGCAAAATTGTCCATTTCTAGCCTTTCGAAACCTAAGTGGTTACTTTCTTGCAACTTTCTCTGCTCTTGTAAGGTTAAGTGATTTTGCCTTGTTTTGGAGAAGTTGAGTATGGAGTAAATGCATGACATGAGGTAACTAGTTTAAGTTGTTGACATTTGTTGAAGCGAGTAGAAACATTGTCATCATCATATTTATTAGTTCAAACTAGTATTATTCTTTCTTGTAATCATTTCATTTGGTGGCGCAGAGTAGGAAGTCATAATGTATATACTAGTGCTTCCATTTTAAAACAATAACCAATGTCCTAATGCAGGGAATATCTTGCTAATTCTCCAACAACTCTTGCAGGACCAATTGGGAAGAGTGACTTTGCTCTCTGGCATTTTATTCATTATGTTGGGGCTAGGTGCAGATGGTGTAGCACCTCTTGTCCAGTTAAGAACTCCACCTCCTGCAATGATGGGATTGCCTAAACTTCCTGCATCTTTGGGTGGTTATTCGTATTTGATTATGAAGCTGGGACCATTACAATTTACAAGGAAGGGACTGTCAGTAGCAAGCATTGCTGCATGCTTAACTTTTACTGTAAgtcaataataaattttcttgGTTTCAACCAACACCCCTCCCTCGGCAGCCCCTATAAGTACCTTGGTTACACTCTTTCCTTTTATTCATTCAGTATGTGTGTTGATTCTCACGGAAATGTTTTATGTTATAAGCCAACATAAGgagtaacaataataattatttaagaCAAGTCATTGCGtcagaaaagagaaaaaaaaaaaaagtttttgtttttgttttgatcattatgaaatttctataagaattcatttaatttattttgattttaggATAGACTAATTATTAATGatctcaaagaaaaataatatccTGACTGTTCTGAGAACTGTCTCTATTTTTGTGAAAGGTCTTCCAAAGTGCGAGCCTTTGTCTAACAACAACAACCCCTGAACAACTTGCATTTGCCTTGCGGTGGTTTATGCTTCCTCTGACATATATTGGTGTTCCAGTAGCTGAGATTGTTCTTACCCTTATGCTTTCATTAAGGTTCATTACCCTAGTGTTTGATGAGGTAAGAAAAgtaatttttaataacttttatgtCGAAAGTAATGCCTTGTTCTGATTATTTAGTTACATGACTATTCACATCGATATTTATACTCTTGGAATATTGACATAATGTCTTGGCAGGTCCGTAATGTTGCACTGGGGATTGTTTCTCGTAGGATAAATTGGCAACATTTGACCATGATGGAGACGATTGATAGTAAGCATATATATTAGGGGctcccctcttttctttttctcttttatctaCATATTATTACAATTTCGTTGTCAAGTCCCAAAATGTAGACAGTAGAATTGTTCTAATGGCTAAATGCCACTATAATATGTCATGCTAATTATATGGCACCCCCACTGTTGGTGAGCATCATCCTAGGTATTTTCATCAAATCTCATTTTTGCATAGTAATCTTACTAACAGTGGGGGTGGTTTAGGTGTTTTTGTTTTACTCCTAAAACTTATGGTAAAGTCTCCCTCGGTTATGATTTCTGTGTGTGTTTCACACAGGAAGGAGAAGacagtttaatttttaaatgttaaagCCTTTTCTTGCTTCTTTGCTCACACCAACTCGAGATCATTTAGATATCAAGGTTTTCCTAGCAACTCTCTCAACAACGccctccccccccccaaaataaCATTAGGAAAATTTATGGAACAATTCTAAACTCTGCTTTACTTTGGCTGGTTTGAAAGTTAGACCTTCAAACTGAGGTAACTTGCAACACTCACTTGATAGCAGATACCAACCAACTACAGCTTGTTGATGTTCCTTTCTCCTGGGATGGTCTTCATATTCTTCCCAGGCTTTCTGTTGTGGTCATTGTTTGTGCATCAAATGCAACCAGTCATCGTTCTTTCCTTAATATTTTGCCAtaattttaaccttattttggtCGTTACTTGGAAAATTATGTCTCAATGAATGAGAAGATTAGTTCAACCATTCCCGTCCTGTGTAACTCTTGAAAAGACACTTCATGTTTTGAAGCACTTTATGTAATAGAAACTTAGTCCTTAAGAAACAGTAGTTACGTAGTTTTTTGAGATAGATATTGAATGATAATCTATGTGATTGTGTCTGTTTTAAGATGCTTTCCCAATATGGTGCTTACTTTTTTCATATGGTTTGTCTTTGCAGTTTTTGTTATCTATTTTCGCCGGatcttcaaaaatatttttatccatGCAGATCAGATTTCACAGGTTTATGTTCAACTTGGCACTTAAATAATATGTCATGCCCCTAATCAATTGGTTGTAACATATAAAGTTTGTGCCCTTTGAATAGCTTTGTTTTATCACATGTGCAACTCATGCCAAGAGCCGTGTATCTCAATTGTCACCTCCTGGTGTTTTCAATAAAGATGTCCATGGTTCAAATCCCCACCCCCAACCAaacaattaggaaaaaaaattcatatgttGCAACTCATAGAGGCCTAGTCACTCTCTCATCCTTGAAATGATGCGCAGAAATCAAGGACTTATATTATTT
It encodes:
- the LOC142626511 gene encoding protein ABCI12, chloroplastic isoform X2; this encodes MIMNCTFPTVTFPAIPNLATTACPKTLNITSLKNPIPFLKPPNKIHPIKLKLIKISFRTRASVSDSNGGETGNWVKWIPTGAFSISADKVFRLISGATASPIYQFVSSPTTFLHSVDPRIKLDQLGRVTLLSGILFIMLGLGADGVAPLVQLRTPPPAMMGLPKLPASLGGYSYLIMKLGPLQFTRKGLSVASIAACLTFTVFQSASLCLTTTTPEQLAFALRWFMLPLTYIGVPVAEIVLTLMLSLRFITLVFDEVRNVALGIVSRRINWQHLTMMETIDIFVIYFRRIFKNIFIHADQISQAMIVRGFRGDSKTHKIYFLSESSFGMADIVSLLCLVGVTGAALLSDYYLV
- the LOC142626511 gene encoding protein ABCI12, chloroplastic isoform X1, with the translated sequence MIMNCTFPTVTFPAIPNLATTACPKTLNITSLKNPIPFLKPPNKIHPIKLKLIKISFRTRASVSDSNGGETGNWVKWIPTGAFSISADKVFRLISGATASPIYQFVSSPTTFLHSVDPRIKLVWLLALVVLPARSHIVMRFGLVIFLFFLSIWILPRHVWMDQLGRVTLLSGILFIMLGLGADGVAPLVQLRTPPPAMMGLPKLPASLGGYSYLIMKLGPLQFTRKGLSVASIAACLTFTVFQSASLCLTTTTPEQLAFALRWFMLPLTYIGVPVAEIVLTLMLSLRFITLVFDEVRNVALGIVSRRINWQHLTMMETIDIFVIYFRRIFKNIFIHADQISQAMIVRGFRGDSKTHKIYFLSESSFGMADIVSLLCLVGVTGAALLSDYYLV